In Populus nigra chromosome 1, ddPopNigr1.1, whole genome shotgun sequence, one genomic interval encodes:
- the LOC133681984 gene encoding probable E3 ubiquitin-protein ligase RHB1A isoform X1 encodes MGGCCCGSSKGAAQSNSAPPYYYYPRAPAEHVPLSSHHETGSALSTGLLVDTNLDTSVPDAYRPPPAPMPFDVAVGRLQTPHRSRETCGDKNDGALQTTNSASGQENTGLNTRETSAECEDVKGLDCKAQINSELDAAKELEIEVSKSVEPLVSAAEEEDCPICLEEYDLENPKLITKCEHHFHLSCILEWMERSESCPVCDKEVIIDPPID; translated from the exons ATGGGAGGTTGTTGCTGTGGTTCCTCTAAAGGAGCTGCTCAATCTAATAGCGCACCGCCTTATTATTAT TACCCCAGAGCACCAGCAGAGCATGTCCCATTGTCATCTCACCATGAAACTGGGTCTGCTCTATCCACAGGACTTCTGGTTGATACAAACCTGGACACATCAGTTCCTGATGCTTATAGACCACCTCCTGCACCTATGCCATTTGATGTGGCAGTAGGTCGTCTTCAAACCCCGCATAGGTCGAGAGAGACTTGTGGTGACAAGAATGATGGAGCTTTGCAAACAACAAATTCTGCATCTGGACAAGAAAACACTGGCTTGAATACTCGGGAAACTTCAGCTGAGTGTGAAGATGTGAAGGGGTTAGACTGCAAGGCACAAATCAATTCAGAACTTGATGCGGCGAAGGAGCTAGAAATTGAGGTTTCAAAGTCAGTTGAGCCTCTTGTTTCAGCAGCAGAGGAGGAGGATTGTCCTATCTGTCTGGAAG AGTATGATTTAGAGAATCCAAAACTTATCACAAAATGCGAGCATCACTTCCATCTTTCATGCATTCTTGAATGGATGGAAAGAAGTGAGAGTTGTCCTGTTTGTGACAAG GAAGTGATAATCGACCCTCCTATTGATTAG
- the LOC133681984 gene encoding probable E3 ubiquitin-protein ligase RHB1A isoform X2, which produces MLLMYPRAPAEHVPLSSHHETGSALSTGLLVDTNLDTSVPDAYRPPPAPMPFDVAVGRLQTPHRSRETCGDKNDGALQTTNSASGQENTGLNTRETSAECEDVKGLDCKAQINSELDAAKELEIEVSKSVEPLVSAAEEEDCPICLEEYDLENPKLITKCEHHFHLSCILEWMERSESCPVCDKEVIIDPPID; this is translated from the exons ATGTTGCTGATG TACCCCAGAGCACCAGCAGAGCATGTCCCATTGTCATCTCACCATGAAACTGGGTCTGCTCTATCCACAGGACTTCTGGTTGATACAAACCTGGACACATCAGTTCCTGATGCTTATAGACCACCTCCTGCACCTATGCCATTTGATGTGGCAGTAGGTCGTCTTCAAACCCCGCATAGGTCGAGAGAGACTTGTGGTGACAAGAATGATGGAGCTTTGCAAACAACAAATTCTGCATCTGGACAAGAAAACACTGGCTTGAATACTCGGGAAACTTCAGCTGAGTGTGAAGATGTGAAGGGGTTAGACTGCAAGGCACAAATCAATTCAGAACTTGATGCGGCGAAGGAGCTAGAAATTGAGGTTTCAAAGTCAGTTGAGCCTCTTGTTTCAGCAGCAGAGGAGGAGGATTGTCCTATCTGTCTGGAAG AGTATGATTTAGAGAATCCAAAACTTATCACAAAATGCGAGCATCACTTCCATCTTTCATGCATTCTTGAATGGATGGAAAGAAGTGAGAGTTGTCCTGTTTGTGACAAG GAAGTGATAATCGACCCTCCTATTGATTAG
- the LOC133680891 gene encoding uncharacterized protein LOC133680891 — MLETELCSSRILSPFREESGDEELSVLPRHTKVVVTGNNRTKSVLVGLQGVVKKAVGLGGWHWLVLKNGSEVKLQRNALSVLEHPTGNEVDDDNDFDTSSGSDIGEHDFYRGSEFHKISKPRVRPTRPWVPSAPVKSTNRNSYRDVQSIIHTPMPTVNLARLGTESLRRYCKEFKLPGVNSESSRERILNAAQIHFPSQRPLNEVQVVAEFTRVAKRLKEKDGPSD; from the exons ATGTTAGAGACTGAGCTGTGTTCTTCTAGGATTCTTTCACCTTTTAGAGAGGAGAGTGGTGATGAAGAGCTATCTGTGCTTCCTAGGCACACTAAAGTCGTTGTCACTGGAAATAATAGAACAAAATCTGTGCTGGTTGGTTTGCAAGGCGTAGTCAAGAAGGCTGTTGGTCTCGGGGGTTGGCATTGGCTG GTTTTGAAAAATGGATCTGAAGTTAAGCTTCAAAGGAATGCATTGAGCGTACTGGAACATCCTACAGGGAATGAAGTAGATGATGATAACGATTTTGATACCAGCAGTGGCTCtgacattggtgaacatgatttct ACAGGGGCAGTGAGTTCCATAAAATTAGCAAGCCAAGGGTTCGACCAACCAGGCCATGGGTTCCATCTGCACCTGTAAAGTCAACAAATCGGAACAGTTACAGAGACGTTCAATCTATTATTCACACACCCATGCCG ACGGTGAACTTAGCAAGACTAGGAACTGAATCACTGCGGAGATATTGCAAAGAATTCAAACTT CCGGGTGTGAACTCCGAGTCATCAAGGGAACGGATACTTAATGCTGCCCAAATTCATTTTCCATCACAG CGACCATTGAACGAGGTGCAAGTGGTAGCGGAATTCACCCGTGTGGCAAAGAGACTGAAAGAGAAGGACGGCCCCTCTGATTGA